A stretch of Cellulosilyticum sp. I15G10I2 DNA encodes these proteins:
- the araA gene encoding L-arabinose isomerase: protein MKKYVFWFVTGSQHLYGDETLKEVASNSQKIVSFFNESDEIAYEVISKPTVKTPDEITEVCIAANADSTCAGIITWMHTFSPSKMWINGLKQLNKPMLHLNTQFNRDIPWDTIDMDFMNTNQSAHGDREHGFIGTRMGIARKVIAGHYQDPKTIKRIGKWMNIAVVAFMGRDLKVLRFDDNMREVAVTEGDKVEAQIKLGWSINSYGIGDLVARMDQVTEEEIDALMEVYKEMYTIDEKVVADKDLFEAVRYQGKIEIAMKALLEEGGFGAFTDSFQVLHGMKQLPGLATQRMMEAGYGFGGEGDWKTAALTRVMKLMANNKDTSFMEDYTYHFEPGNEMILGAHMLEVCPTIAKDKPKIEVHPLGIGDKEAPARLVFNGKAGQAVCASLIDMGGRFRLIILEVEAVELPHEMPKLPVASVIWKPQPSMSVSAEAWIYAGGAHHTVFSYEVTTEDLIDWADMMGIEYVLINKDTNITQFKKELQLSDMLWKFRS, encoded by the coding sequence ATGAAAAAATATGTATTTTGGTTTGTAACAGGAAGTCAGCATCTTTATGGAGATGAAACGCTTAAAGAAGTAGCAAGTAATTCTCAAAAAATAGTAAGTTTTTTTAATGAATCAGATGAGATCGCCTATGAGGTAATCAGTAAACCAACTGTTAAAACACCTGATGAAATTACTGAGGTTTGTATTGCAGCCAATGCAGATAGCACATGTGCAGGGATTATTACTTGGATGCATACTTTTTCACCTTCTAAGATGTGGATTAATGGTCTTAAACAATTAAACAAGCCTATGCTTCATTTAAATACACAATTTAACAGAGACATTCCATGGGATACAATTGATATGGATTTTATGAATACCAATCAATCTGCTCACGGTGACCGTGAACATGGGTTTATAGGAACGCGTATGGGAATAGCCAGAAAGGTTATTGCAGGCCACTATCAAGATCCAAAAACGATTAAACGTATTGGCAAATGGATGAATATAGCTGTTGTTGCTTTTATGGGCAGAGATCTTAAGGTTTTAAGATTTGATGATAACATGAGAGAAGTTGCTGTAACAGAAGGCGATAAAGTAGAAGCGCAAATTAAACTTGGCTGGTCTATTAACTCTTATGGTATTGGTGACTTGGTAGCGCGTATGGACCAAGTCACTGAAGAAGAAATAGATGCGCTGATGGAAGTTTATAAAGAAATGTATACTATTGATGAAAAAGTGGTTGCAGATAAAGATTTATTTGAAGCAGTAAGATATCAAGGGAAAATTGAAATAGCCATGAAAGCATTACTAGAAGAGGGCGGTTTTGGTGCCTTTACGGACAGTTTTCAAGTACTTCACGGTATGAAACAACTACCAGGTCTTGCAACACAAAGAATGATGGAAGCAGGATATGGTTTTGGCGGTGAGGGTGATTGGAAAACAGCAGCGCTCACAAGAGTAATGAAGCTTATGGCAAATAATAAAGACACTTCCTTTATGGAAGACTATACGTATCACTTTGAGCCAGGTAATGAAATGATCCTTGGTGCACACATGCTGGAGGTTTGCCCGACTATTGCAAAAGATAAACCTAAAATAGAGGTACATCCTCTTGGTATTGGTGACAAAGAAGCGCCAGCAAGACTTGTATTTAATGGTAAGGCAGGTCAGGCAGTGTGTGCATCTCTTATTGATATGGGCGGCAGATTCAGATTGATTATATTAGAAGTAGAAGCGGTTGAGTTGCCACATGAAATGCCAAAATTGCCAGTTGCAAGTGTTATTTGGAAGCCACAGCCTTCTATGAGCGTATCTGCTGAAGCGTGGATCTATGCAGGGGGAGCGCATCATACAGTATTTTCTTATGAAGTAACAACAGAAGATTTAATTGATTGGGCCGATATGATGGGCATTGAATATGTACTGATTAACAAAGATACAAATATCACACAATTTAAAAAAGAACTTCAATTAAGTGATATGCTTTGGAAGTTTAGATCATAA
- a CDS encoding LacI family DNA-binding transcriptional regulator, which produces MATIRDIARLAEVSPATVSRVLNLDESISVSLETKKRIFEVAENLSYQKPNRSPKSTSNNLNIGLIHCCNELQELNDPYFLSIRIGIDEECKTNNLNLHKVYKDDVIANHFPAESLDGMILLGRFEENQIDIFRKYSDNIVFLHGTSSHFEFDSVQVDFRQITRDVLDYLIAKGHTKIAYIGGREKVLGASDLLTDDRESEFIDYLSRLNLYNPSYIRVGHYDFKDGYELMHSLIKANANNLPSCVFMASDSLAIGGIRALNELGLSIPETISIIGCNDIPASQYTSPTLSTIKIYTKFMGELGVKLLLEQINDIRKEKIKVTIPHKLIVRESC; this is translated from the coding sequence ATGGCAACCATAAGAGATATAGCCAGGCTTGCAGAGGTATCTCCGGCAACCGTATCCAGAGTTTTAAACCTTGATGAATCCATCAGTGTATCCTTAGAAACTAAAAAAAGAATCTTTGAAGTAGCTGAGAATTTGTCTTATCAAAAACCTAACCGTTCTCCTAAATCCACTTCAAATAATTTAAATATAGGACTTATTCACTGTTGTAATGAACTTCAGGAGCTAAACGATCCGTACTTCCTGTCAATTCGCATTGGTATTGATGAAGAGTGTAAAACAAATAATCTTAATCTGCATAAAGTTTATAAAGATGATGTTATTGCTAACCATTTTCCAGCTGAAAGTCTTGATGGTATGATTCTACTCGGTAGATTTGAAGAAAATCAAATCGATATTTTTAGAAAGTATTCAGACAATATCGTTTTTCTTCACGGAACTTCCTCACATTTTGAATTCGATAGTGTACAAGTAGATTTTAGACAAATTACCCGGGATGTTTTAGATTATCTTATCGCCAAAGGCCATACTAAAATTGCATATATTGGCGGCAGGGAAAAAGTACTTGGCGCAAGTGACCTATTAACCGATGACAGGGAAAGTGAATTTATAGATTATTTATCTCGGCTAAATCTTTATAATCCGTCTTATATACGAGTAGGCCATTACGATTTTAAAGATGGCTATGAACTGATGCATTCACTTATCAAAGCGAATGCAAATAACTTACCTTCTTGTGTTTTTATGGCAAGTGATTCTCTGGCTATAGGTGGTATACGTGCACTTAACGAACTAGGGCTTAGTATTCCCGAGACTATTTCTATTATTGGCTGCAATGATATTCCAGCTTCTCAGTATACTTCGCCTACATTATCTACAATTAAAATTTATACTAAGTTTATGGGGGAGCTTGGTGTAAAGTTACTTCTCGAGCAAATTAATGATATACGAAAAGAAAAGATAAAAGTGACTATTCCCCATAAGCTCATTGTAAGAGAAAGCTGTTAA
- a CDS encoding methyl-accepting chemotaxis protein produces the protein MKSTTKNFLNIKIIYQLLICFTTITLLLIVLGVSNISNMNTITEKLDQVYTVNLESIETLYKLKTHLLDMNVEVSIVLDNFNTGRIAEVEKKVNLLKAENIELINRYRKYNLTTEQSEKINILENSLELAEQARTEIIEAVKIGDLANANSDYRSQASHNDDMLKLLDSLIQINREDVRAYYLTSMEVAKYSKYFTYTITIISIVVSLLLSFVIFKLLSNRLKKIIYYTEVMAGGDLTLNMQDKSDDEITKVIEALNKCSENIKKVIKDIQMGAKSLQSTSSGVSKAVGGIENKMQTINVSIKNIYEGIDHMSAIAEEVNGSTEEIQSITAVLSMKAEQGAHASIQIKDRAALLNNRGQKSAQTAYDMYEQKRGNIIRAIEEGKVLEEIKLMVQGITTVAKQTNLLALNASIEAARAGEYGRGFGVVADEVRVLAANSQRLASQIQQIITKFESAFSNLGNNTKDILDFFETTVNPDYKFFIQGAADYERDANAIMSLSDEIAKASKVISETIEEVAEAMKHVSETIGSTAISSEKIVLNINETTHNIVNVDEDIIRQRDLVNNLNNAVNHFKIL, from the coding sequence ATGAAAAGTACAACAAAAAACTTTTTAAATATAAAGATTATCTATCAGTTACTAATCTGTTTTACAACGATAACATTACTTTTAATTGTCTTGGGAGTAAGCAATATATCTAACATGAATACGATAACAGAAAAGCTGGACCAAGTTTATACCGTTAATTTAGAATCTATAGAGACACTCTATAAGTTAAAGACGCATTTATTAGATATGAATGTAGAAGTATCTATAGTACTAGACAACTTTAATACAGGAAGAATAGCAGAGGTAGAAAAAAAGGTTAATTTATTAAAAGCAGAAAATATAGAACTTATTAATAGGTATAGAAAGTATAATCTTACTACAGAACAATCAGAAAAAATAAATATTCTGGAAAACAGCCTAGAACTTGCTGAACAAGCAAGAACAGAAATAATAGAAGCTGTAAAAATAGGGGACTTAGCTAATGCAAATAGTGACTATAGGTCGCAAGCTTCACATAATGATGATATGCTCAAACTGCTCGATTCACTTATTCAAATCAATCGGGAAGATGTCAGGGCGTATTATTTAACAAGTATGGAAGTTGCTAAGTATTCAAAATACTTTACCTATACGATAACCATTATATCAATTGTAGTGAGTCTATTACTGAGTTTTGTAATCTTTAAATTATTGTCTAATAGATTAAAAAAGATTATTTATTATACAGAAGTGATGGCTGGGGGTGATTTAACTCTTAATATGCAAGATAAAAGTGATGATGAAATTACAAAGGTTATAGAGGCCTTAAATAAATGCAGCGAAAATATCAAAAAAGTTATAAAAGATATTCAAATGGGTGCTAAATCGCTTCAAAGCACTTCGAGTGGAGTCAGTAAGGCGGTAGGTGGTATTGAAAACAAAATGCAGACAATTAATGTATCTATTAAAAATATTTATGAGGGAATAGACCATATGAGTGCTATAGCAGAAGAAGTTAATGGTTCCACAGAAGAAATTCAAAGTATTACAGCAGTACTTTCAATGAAAGCAGAACAAGGTGCACATGCCTCTATACAAATAAAAGACAGAGCAGCACTTCTTAATAACAGAGGACAAAAGTCAGCCCAAACAGCTTATGATATGTATGAACAAAAAAGGGGGAATATTATAAGGGCTATAGAAGAGGGGAAGGTATTAGAAGAGATCAAGTTGATGGTACAGGGGATCACAACAGTGGCCAAGCAAACAAATTTACTTGCCCTTAATGCTTCGATAGAAGCTGCAAGAGCTGGAGAATACGGAAGAGGTTTTGGTGTAGTAGCTGATGAAGTACGCGTATTAGCTGCAAATAGTCAGAGGCTGGCTAGTCAAATACAACAGATTATTACTAAATTTGAATCTGCATTTAGCAACTTGGGTAATAACACAAAAGATATTTTAGATTTTTTTGAGACGACTGTCAATCCTGATTATAAGTTTTTTATTCAAGGGGCAGCAGATTATGAAAGAGATGCCAATGCAATCATGAGTCTTTCAGATGAGATTGCAAAAGCATCCAAAGTTATATCAGAAACGATTGAAGAAGTGGCAGAGGCTATGAAGCATGTATCTGAAACGATTGGCAGCACGGCAATAAGTTCTGAAAAAATTGTTTTAAATATTAATGAAACAACTCATAATATAGTAAACGTAGATGAAGACATAATCAGACAACGAGATTTAGTAAACAATTTAAATAACGCAGTCAATCATTTTAAGATCTTATAA
- the yjfF gene encoding galactofuranose ABC transporter, permease protein YjfF → MKLKTKLFQTKYMPLLITFLLLLVLFIFGSVKYTGFFSLQNFLNLLIDNAFLLITAIGMTFVLLTGGIDISVGSMIAFTCMFSADLLRKGWHAAIVIALSLCIGCLFGALMGVLITKFKIQPFIVTLAGMFMARGLCYVVSIDTIIIDNPFYVTMSQSRIPIGDGFISYSVVIAIVVLIAAFFILQFSKFGRTVYAIGGNEQSARLMGLQVDSTKILVYTLNGGCSALAGIVFSFYMLSGYGLHTVGLEMDAIAAAVIGGTLLTGGVGYVMGTLLGVLTQGTIQTLIMFQGTLSSWWTKIAVAALLCLFILIQRVFTLVKVKKLK, encoded by the coding sequence ATGAAGTTGAAAACCAAACTCTTTCAAACTAAATATATGCCTTTACTGATTACGTTTTTGTTACTTCTCGTTTTATTTATATTTGGATCAGTCAAATATACAGGTTTTTTTAGTTTACAAAACTTCTTGAACCTACTGATAGATAATGCTTTTCTACTCATAACAGCAATTGGTATGACTTTTGTGCTTTTAACGGGCGGGATAGATATCTCTGTTGGTTCTATGATTGCTTTTACATGTATGTTTTCTGCTGATTTACTTAGAAAAGGATGGCATGCAGCGATAGTGATCGCACTTTCACTTTGTATTGGATGTTTATTTGGGGCATTAATGGGTGTATTAATTACAAAGTTTAAAATACAGCCTTTTATTGTTACACTTGCGGGCATGTTTATGGCAAGGGGGCTTTGTTATGTTGTAAGTATAGATACGATTATTATAGATAATCCATTTTATGTTACAATGAGCCAATCAAGAATCCCTATTGGAGATGGCTTCATATCCTATAGTGTAGTCATAGCAATTGTTGTATTAATCGCAGCCTTCTTTATTTTGCAGTTTAGTAAGTTTGGAAGAACAGTTTATGCGATAGGGGGTAATGAACAGTCTGCGAGACTTATGGGGCTACAGGTAGACAGCACTAAAATACTCGTATACACCTTAAATGGAGGATGTTCAGCTCTTGCGGGTATTGTGTTTAGTTTTTATATGCTTTCGGGATATGGACTGCATACTGTTGGGCTAGAAATGGATGCTATAGCTGCCGCTGTTATAGGCGGAACACTTCTTACAGGTGGAGTAGGCTATGTTATGGGAACTCTTTTAGGGGTTCTTACACAAGGTACCATACAAACCCTTATTATGTTCCAAGGGACCTTGAGCTCTTGGTGGACTAAAATTGCAGTAGCTGCTCTGTTATGTTTGTTTATTCTAATACAAAGAGTATTTACTCTTGTAAAAGTTAAAAAATTAAAATAA
- a CDS encoding ABC transporter permease, which translates to MGSIKKLTKYQMFWPITALLLVMLFNLFFTPGFFNLEIKDGHLFGSIIDIINRGSPLMLLAIGLTLVIATGGTDISVGSTIAISAAVVASLVGGEMVFVDGVQEYVTLVPMPIAIITTLFIAILLGLWNGTLIAKLGIQPIIATMILMVAGRGIAQLITKGQIITIYYKPYFFFGGGYLLGLPFSIFIVAFLLLIIILLVKKTALGLFIQSAGCNASASKYAGIHVDRIKLIVYTISGLCAGIAGILISSNIKSADANNAGLFIELDAILAVALGGNPMTGGKFSIPASLVGALVIQSITTTIYSIGVPPEITLVVKATVVIIICLMQSPEFRNMLASLFNTKRGDEVENQTLSN; encoded by the coding sequence ATGGGCAGTATTAAAAAACTTACAAAATATCAGATGTTTTGGCCGATTACTGCACTTTTATTAGTGATGTTATTTAACCTCTTTTTTACACCGGGGTTTTTTAATTTAGAAATAAAAGACGGCCATTTATTTGGAAGTATTATAGATATTATTAATAGAGGAAGCCCACTGATGCTGCTTGCAATTGGACTTACACTTGTTATAGCTACTGGAGGAACAGATATTTCAGTAGGATCAACCATAGCTATTAGCGCTGCGGTTGTAGCAAGTTTAGTGGGAGGTGAGATGGTATTTGTAGATGGTGTACAAGAATATGTAACACTTGTGCCTATGCCTATCGCAATCATTACAACACTGTTTATTGCAATATTACTCGGACTTTGGAATGGAACACTTATTGCAAAACTTGGGATACAACCTATTATAGCTACTATGATTCTTATGGTAGCAGGCAGAGGGATTGCCCAACTTATTACAAAAGGACAAATTATTACGATTTATTATAAGCCTTATTTTTTCTTTGGAGGCGGGTATTTATTAGGTTTGCCATTTTCAATCTTTATAGTAGCGTTTTTACTTCTTATTATCATACTTTTGGTTAAGAAAACAGCGCTGGGGCTTTTTATACAGTCAGCTGGCTGTAATGCAAGTGCAAGTAAATATGCAGGGATTCATGTAGATCGCATTAAACTCATAGTCTATACGATCTCTGGCTTATGTGCAGGGATAGCAGGTATACTAATCAGTTCAAATATCAAATCTGCTGATGCAAACAATGCAGGACTTTTTATTGAACTCGATGCCATCCTTGCAGTTGCGCTAGGTGGCAACCCTATGACAGGTGGAAAATTTTCTATCCCGGCAAGTCTAGTGGGGGCACTGGTTATTCAAAGTATTACGACCACTATTTATTCAATAGGCGTACCTCCTGAAATCACGCTTGTCGTTAAGGCTACTGTTGTTATTATTATTTGCTTAATGCAATCACCAGAATTTAGAAATATGTTAGCAAGCTTATTCAATACGAAGAGGGGGGATGAAGTTGAAAACCAAACTCTTTCAAACTAA
- a CDS encoding sugar ABC transporter ATP-binding protein: MKNDNIVLTMKSICKYFPGVNALENVDFTLRKGEIHALMGENGAGKSTLIKVLTGVEKLDKGQIFLQGKKVLPKSTKDAQDIGISTVYQEVNLCSNLSVAENMFIGREPMKLGKICWKEMHHKAKLALERLNVAIDVTKTLDSYSVAIQQMVAIARAVDVDAKVLILDEPTSSLDENEVQKLFEIMLQLKNEGIGIVFVTHFLDQVYAVCDRITVLRNGELVGEYQIKDLPKVQLVAKMIGKDFDELNASIKGEDTRDEHFNKEVFLETKKIGKKNEIEPYDIMIYKGEVLGLAGLLGSGRTEMAKLLFGAQKPDTGEIHIEGVKKNITTPLEAIKNGIAYCPENRKADGIIPDLSVRENIILALQSQRGWMKYIKRSEQEKIANDYINLLSIKTPSPEKMVKELSGGNQQKVILARWLLTQPKLLILDEPTRGIDIGTKTEIQKLVIELAEKGMSVIFISSELDEMLRTCSRMVVLRDRVKIAELRQEELDTNIIMNTIAGGN, encoded by the coding sequence ATGAAAAATGACAATATAGTCTTAACAATGAAAAGTATATGCAAGTATTTTCCAGGGGTTAATGCGCTGGAAAATGTTGATTTTACTTTGAGGAAAGGCGAAATTCATGCATTGATGGGCGAAAATGGGGCAGGTAAATCTACACTTATAAAGGTTTTAACAGGCGTGGAAAAATTGGATAAGGGCCAAATATTTCTTCAAGGCAAAAAGGTTTTGCCTAAATCTACAAAAGATGCACAAGATATAGGCATAAGTACCGTTTATCAAGAGGTTAATCTATGTAGTAATCTTTCAGTAGCAGAAAACATGTTTATTGGACGAGAACCTATGAAGCTTGGAAAAATTTGTTGGAAAGAAATGCATCATAAAGCAAAGTTGGCGCTAGAAAGATTAAATGTAGCCATTGATGTTACAAAAACATTAGATTCATATTCTGTGGCGATCCAACAAATGGTGGCTATTGCAAGAGCCGTAGATGTTGATGCAAAAGTTTTAATATTAGATGAGCCGACTTCTAGCTTAGATGAAAATGAAGTGCAAAAGCTTTTTGAAATTATGCTTCAGTTAAAAAATGAAGGCATTGGTATTGTATTTGTGACACACTTTTTAGACCAGGTTTATGCTGTATGTGATCGTATCACTGTGCTTAGAAATGGAGAGCTTGTAGGAGAATATCAAATCAAAGATCTGCCAAAGGTACAGCTTGTAGCTAAGATGATTGGCAAGGATTTTGACGAACTTAATGCATCTATTAAAGGAGAAGACACAAGAGATGAGCATTTTAATAAAGAAGTCTTTTTAGAAACTAAAAAAATAGGCAAGAAAAATGAAATAGAACCTTACGATATTATGATTTATAAAGGGGAAGTATTAGGTCTTGCTGGCCTTTTAGGTTCCGGAAGAACTGAAATGGCAAAACTATTATTTGGAGCCCAGAAACCAGATACAGGAGAGATCCATATAGAAGGCGTAAAAAAGAATATAACAACACCACTTGAGGCGATTAAGAACGGTATAGCATATTGTCCAGAAAATAGAAAAGCAGATGGGATTATCCCAGATCTTTCAGTTCGGGAAAACATTATATTAGCCCTTCAGAGCCAACGTGGCTGGATGAAATATATAAAACGTAGTGAACAAGAAAAAATAGCGAATGACTATATCAATTTGCTAAGTATCAAAACACCTTCGCCAGAAAAAATGGTTAAAGAGTTAAGCGGGGGTAATCAGCAAAAGGTCATTTTAGCCAGATGGCTCTTGACACAGCCTAAATTACTTATCTTAGATGAACCGACAAGAGGGATTGACATTGGCACAAAGACAGAAATCCAAAAACTTGTTATAGAACTTGCCGAAAAAGGAATGTCTGTGATCTTTATTTCATCAGAACTAGATGAAATGTTAAGAACATGCAGCCGTATGGTCGTTCTAAGAGATAGGGTGAAAATTGCGGAACTTAGACAAGAAGAGTTAGATACCAATATCATCATGAATACAATAGCGGGAGGGAACTAA
- a CDS encoding ABC transporter substrate-binding protein translates to MKKIFAMLLTGTMLFAMAGCSKPASAPAAPADTAAKTAEAKPAETKTADKKLVVGFAQIGAESEWRTACTNSIKGEAEKLGIDLKFSDAQQKQENQIKAIRSFIAQKVDVIGISPVVESGWETVFKEAKDAGIPVVLVDRNADVPEDLYVTRIGSDFKEEGKKAAEEMATLLGGKGNIVELQGTVGSAAATDRLVGFQEVITAKYPDIKIIKSQTGDFTRAKGKEVMEAFLKSDGQNIDALYAHNDDMAIGAIQAIEEYGLKPGEDIKIVSVDAVKGAFEAMIAGKLNVTVECNPLLGPQFYEVCQKIMNNESVPKYIPSEEGIYRQDTAAADLPSRQY, encoded by the coding sequence ATGAAAAAAATATTTGCGATGTTATTAACAGGAACCATGCTATTTGCTATGGCTGGGTGTTCTAAGCCAGCTAGTGCACCAGCAGCACCAGCTGATACAGCAGCGAAAACTGCAGAAGCAAAACCCGCAGAAACAAAAACAGCGGATAAAAAATTAGTAGTAGGTTTTGCTCAGATAGGTGCAGAAAGTGAGTGGAGAACAGCTTGTACAAACTCTATTAAGGGAGAAGCGGAAAAATTAGGTATTGATCTTAAATTCTCAGATGCACAACAAAAACAAGAAAATCAGATTAAGGCAATACGTTCTTTTATTGCTCAAAAAGTTGATGTTATAGGTATTTCACCAGTCGTTGAATCAGGTTGGGAAACAGTATTTAAAGAAGCAAAAGATGCAGGGATCCCCGTGGTACTTGTTGATAGAAATGCAGATGTGCCAGAAGATCTTTATGTAACACGTATAGGGTCTGACTTTAAAGAAGAAGGCAAAAAAGCAGCAGAAGAAATGGCTACGCTATTAGGAGGAAAGGGGAATATTGTAGAGCTTCAAGGTACAGTAGGCTCAGCAGCAGCTACAGACCGTTTAGTAGGTTTCCAAGAAGTGATAACAGCTAAGTATCCAGATATCAAAATTATCAAATCTCAAACAGGTGACTTTACTAGAGCAAAAGGTAAAGAAGTTATGGAAGCCTTCCTTAAATCAGATGGACAAAACATAGATGCGCTTTATGCACATAATGATGACATGGCTATCGGAGCTATTCAAGCTATTGAAGAATATGGTTTAAAACCAGGAGAAGACATTAAAATTGTTTCTGTAGATGCGGTTAAAGGTGCATTTGAAGCAATGATCGCAGGTAAACTCAATGTAACGGTTGAATGTAATCCGCTTCTAGGACCACAATTTTATGAAGTTTGCCAAAAAATTATGAATAATGAATCAGTACCTAAATATATTCCGTCAGAAGAAGGTATTTATCGTCAAGATACAGCAGCAGCAGACCTTCCATCTCGCCAATATTAA
- a CDS encoding substrate-binding domain-containing protein codes for MKLYNRNIPYIVAIIMVLVSISCIGGIITYNNQRFNLNESGKDNIEFLIGVSQADLEEPWRIIMTEEIKEEAKKYPQLRVIYMEAAGSYEKQIQDIKELQAFGVDLLIVSPTSPEKLTPIVSEVYQKMPVIVLDRGIEGYDYTLYIGPDNGRVGKQVGEYMGKLLGERGGNVIEIKGASDSHPTRERSEGLSNILSEYNNITILEKIDASWNRDRAEDKMLEIYKRHQAIDVVFAHNDAMALGAYRAYTYYDYLHPIKFIGIDGLEGANGGLDLVEKGILACTYICPTGGKEAVQFAMDILNKQKGIPKKIILRTTLITPDNLDMYKAEQNKKATLKNPKDKIVLGFCNVGKEGGWREANSASIKNAAREADIELIYSEADLNQKRQIEILRSFINMKVDVISFSPVVESGWDQILREAKSADIPVIIADRMIKTEDDSLYTTFLGPDFREEGRRAARWVKGDFKEQHAVNIVEILGSKNSTPTVERKIGFEEVIADSEQFRIIHSVHGDYTFEKGKEIMKSYLDTETKYGNKIDVVYAHNDDMALGAIEAIEAFGLRPGIDIKIVSIDAIKAAILAIKDGKLNCSVECNPLLGPQLMKIVKDIVSNKQMPMMIITEETVFTKEAYTREWLNRPY; via the coding sequence GTGAAACTGTATAACAGGAATATACCTTATATTGTTGCGATTATTATGGTGCTCGTAAGCATTAGCTGCATTGGCGGCATTATTACCTATAATAACCAGCGGTTTAATCTAAATGAGAGCGGCAAAGATAATATTGAGTTTTTAATAGGTGTATCTCAGGCAGATTTAGAAGAGCCCTGGCGTATTATTATGACAGAAGAAATAAAAGAGGAAGCTAAAAAGTATCCACAACTAAGAGTCATTTATATGGAGGCTGCGGGCAGCTATGAAAAACAAATTCAAGATATTAAAGAACTGCAGGCCTTTGGTGTAGATCTTTTAATTGTATCCCCTACAAGTCCGGAAAAACTGACACCTATTGTATCAGAGGTTTATCAAAAGATGCCTGTTATTGTACTTGATAGGGGTATAGAAGGCTATGATTATACCCTTTATATTGGCCCTGATAACGGGCGGGTTGGCAAGCAGGTTGGAGAGTATATGGGTAAGCTTCTTGGAGAACGGGGAGGGAATGTTATAGAGATAAAAGGCGCATCAGATTCTCACCCCACAAGAGAAAGAAGTGAAGGACTTAGCAATATATTGAGCGAGTATAATAATATCACTATTCTAGAGAAAATAGACGCCAGTTGGAACAGAGACCGTGCAGAAGATAAGATGTTAGAAATTTATAAAAGACATCAAGCTATCGATGTTGTATTTGCACATAATGATGCAATGGCGCTTGGAGCTTATAGAGCCTATACCTATTATGATTATTTGCATCCTATTAAGTTTATAGGGATAGATGGTCTTGAAGGGGCAAATGGTGGTCTAGATTTAGTAGAAAAAGGTATATTAGCATGTACCTATATCTGTCCTACAGGAGGTAAAGAAGCGGTTCAATTTGCTATGGATATTCTTAATAAACAAAAAGGGATACCTAAGAAAATCATATTGCGGACGACACTTATTACTCCAGATAATTTAGATATGTATAAGGCTGAGCAAAATAAAAAAGCCACCCTTAAGAATCCAAAAGATAAAATCGTTTTAGGATTCTGTAATGTAGGCAAAGAGGGTGGTTGGAGAGAGGCTAATAGTGCATCTATTAAAAATGCGGCTAGAGAAGCTGATATAGAACTTATCTACTCAGAAGCAGATCTTAACCAAAAAAGACAAATTGAAATATTAAGAAGTTTTATCAATATGAAGGTAGATGTTATCTCCTTTTCACCAGTAGTTGAATCAGGCTGGGATCAAATACTTAGGGAAGCAAAATCTGCAGATATTCCAGTTATTATTGCAGACCGTATGATAAAAACAGAGGATGATTCACTCTATACGACCTTTTTAGGGCCTGATTTTAGAGAAGAGGGCAGACGTGCAGCCCGATGGGTAAAAGGTGATTTTAAAGAACAGCACGCTGTAAATATTGTAGAAATACTAGGGAGCAAAAACTCTACTCCCACCGTTGAAAGAAAAATAGGATTTGAAGAGGTTATTGCAGATTCAGAGCAATTTAGGATTATCCACTCTGTACATGGAGATTATACCTTTGAAAAAGGTAAAGAAATAATGAAAAGTTATTTAGATACAGAAACGAAATATGGAAATAAAATAGATGTTGTTTATGCCCATAATGATGATATGGCGCTTGGGGCAATAGAAGCCATAGAAGCCTTTGGTCTAAGGCCGGGAATTGATATAAAAATAGTTTCAATAGATGCGATTAAAGCAGCTATTCTTGCTATAAAAGATGGCAAACTAAATTGCTCTGTAGAATGCAATCCGCTTTTAGGACCACAGCTCATGAAGATTGTAAAAGATATTGTAAGTAATAAACAAATGCCTATGATGATTATTACAGAAGAAACAGTCTTTACAAAAGAAGCCTACACAAGAGAATGGCTAAATAGACCTTACTAA